A stretch of Oncorhynchus mykiss isolate Arlee chromosome 12, USDA_OmykA_1.1, whole genome shotgun sequence DNA encodes these proteins:
- the LOC110513175 gene encoding NLR family CARD domain-containing protein 3-like, translating into MYLAVIYQRELKSNLKKKFQCVFEGIAKQGNPTLLNKIYTELYITEGGTGEVNNEHELRQIETTRKQARSETAIKCNDIFKPLTGQDKLIRTVLTKGVAGIGKTVSVQKFILDWAEGKANQDVQFVFSFPFRELNLMKGEKHTLIELLNHFSKETKESRISNYDKYKVLFIFDGLDECRLPLDFQKNKICCDVTKSTSVDVLLTNLIKGNLLPSALLWITTRPAAANKIPSECVDQVTEVRGFNDPQKEEYFRKRFSDEDLASRIISHINTSRSLHIMCHIPVFCWISATVLEHMLKHKREEMPKTLTEMYTHLVVFHTKQNNEKYIGKEETGPHWNKDSILSLGKLAFQQLVKGNLIFYEEDLKEAGIDVNEASVYSGLCTQIFKEECGLYQDKVYCFVHLSIQEFLAAVYVFLSFINNRENRMAKPQSRSRKCFALFRNKPEVTFYKSAVDKALQSETGNLDLFLRFLLGLSLESNQKHLQGLLTKTRSSSQSHGETVKYIKEKIRENPSPERCINLFHCLNELNDHSLVEEIQSYLRSGSLSEAKISPAQWSALVFVLLTSEKELDVFDLKKYSRSEEGLLRLLPVIKASRAALLSGCGVTEIGCASLVSALKSNPSHLRELDLSNNDLKDSGVKLLSAGLGNPHCKLETLRLSGCLVTEEGCASLVSALRSNPSHLRELDLSYNHPGDSGVRLLSAGLEDPHCRLEKLNVEHAGKYTMKPGLRKYVCDLTLDPNTVNRNLSLSEENRKVTCRREEQPYPDHPERFKGWPQVLCREGLTGRCYWEVERSGRGADIGVTYKGISRRGEGKDCLIGQNDKSWSLEWSDNSCTARHNNNPTTIDVPPSSPHRVGVYLDWPAGTLSFYRVSSDTLTHLYTFTSTFTEPLYPGFRVWYDVNSSVSLCQVVT; encoded by the exons atgt ATCTTGCTGTAATTTACCAACGTGAACTCAAATCTAATCTGAAGAAGAAGTTTCAATGTGTATTTGAGGGGATCGCTAAACAaggaaacccaacacttctcaataagatctacacagagctctacatcacagagggtggaacaggagaggtcaataatgaacatgagctgagacagattgagacaaccaggaaacaagcaagatcagagactgcaatcaaatgtaacgacatcttcaaacccttaactggacaagacaaacttatcagaactgtgctgacaaagggagtcgctggcattggaaaaacagtctctgtgcagaagttcattctggactgggctgagggaaaagcaaatcaggatgtccaatttgtattttcattcccttttcgggagctgaatttgatgaaAGGGGAAAAACACACTTTGATTGAACTTCTCAATCACTTCTCAAAGGAAACCAAAGAATCAAGAATCTCCAACTACGACAAGTAcaaagttctgttcatctttgatggtctggatgagtgccgactgcccctagacttccagaagaacaagatcTGTTGTGACGTCACCAagtcaacctcagtggatgttctgctgacaaatctcatcaagggaaacctgcttccctctgctctcctttGGATAACTACCAGACCTGCAGCAGCCAATAAGATCCCTTCAGAgtgtgttgaccaggtgacagaggtacgagggttcaatgacccacagaaagaggagtacttcaggaagagattcagtgatgaggacctggccagcagaatcatatcacacataaacacatcaaggagcctccacatcatgtgccacattccagtcttctgttggatttctgcaacagtccttgaacacatgctgaaacataagagagaagagatgcccaagactctgactgagatgtacaCACACCTTGTGGTGTTTCATACCAAACAGAATAATGAAAAGTATATTGGGAAAGAAGAGACAGGTCCACACTGGAATAAAGACAGCATTCTGTCACTGGGAAAACTGGCTTTTCAACAGCTTGTGAAGGgcaatctgattttctatgaggaagacctgaaagaggctggcattgatgtcaatgaagcctcagtgtactcaggattgtgcacacagatctttaaagaggaatgtgggctgtaccaggacaaggtgtactgcttcgtgcatctgagcattcaggagtttctggctgctgtatatgTGTTCCTCTCATTCATCAACAACAGAGAAAATCGAATGGCCAAACCTCAATCCAGATCCAGGAAATGTTTTGCGCTGTTCAGAAACAAGCCAGAAGTTACTTTCTACAAGAGCGCTGTGGATAAAGCCTTACAGAGTGAGACGGGAAACCTGGACCTTTTCCTCCGCTTTCTTCTGGgcctctcactggagtccaatcagaagcacttacaaggtctactgacaaagacaagaagcagctcacagagccatggagaaacagtcaagtacatcaaggagaagatcagagagaatccctctccagagaggtgcatcaatctgttccactgtctgaatgaactgaatgaccattctctagtggaggagatccaaAGCTACCTGAGATCAGGAAGTCTTTCAGAAGCCAAAATTTCACCtgcacagtggtcagctctggtctttgtgctgttgacttctGAAAAGGAGTTGGACgtgtttgacctgaagaaatactccagatcagaggaaggtcttCTGAGGCTGCTGCCAGTGATCAAAGCCTCCAGAGCTGCTCT gctgtcaggctgtggagtcacagagataggctgtgcttctctggtctcagctctgaagtcaaacccctcacacctgagagagctggatctgagtaacaatgacctgaaggattcaggagtgaagctgctctctgctggactggggaatccccactgtaaactggagactctaAG gctgtcaggctgtctagtcacagaggaaggctgtgcttccctGGTCTctgctctgaggtcaaacccctcacacctgagagaactggacctgagctacaatcacccaggagactcaggagtcagactgctctctgctggactggaagatccacactgcagactggagaaactcaa TGTGGAACATGCTGGAAAGTACACAATGAAACCTGGGCTTAGGAAAT atgtatgtgatctcacactggacccaaacacagtaaacagaaacctctctctgtctgaggagaacagaaaggtgacatgtaggagagaggagcagccgtatcctgatcacccagagagatttaaAGGCTGGCCacaggtgctgtgtagagagggtctgacagggcgctgttactgggaggtagagaggagtgggagaggggctgatataggagtgacatataaaggaatcagcaggagaggagagggtaaggactGTTTGATTGGACAGAATGACAAGTCCTGGAGTCTGGAATGGTCTGACAACAGTTGCACAGCCAGACACAACAATAATCCCACTACCATAGACGTCCCCCCCTCCAGCCcccacagagtaggagtgtatctggactggccagccggcactctgtccttctacagagtctcctctgacacactgacccacctgtacacattcacctccacattcactgagcccctctatccagggtttaggGTTTGGTATGATGTTaactcctcagtgtccctgtgtcagGTGGTCACATGA